The following are encoded together in the Streptomyces flavofungini genome:
- a CDS encoding secondary thiamine-phosphate synthase enzyme YjbQ, which yields MSDAFTTRILNVTTGSEETVVDLTHECESFLREAARGRDGLLNVFVPHATAGIAVLETGAGSDTDLIAALHTLLPADDRWQHRHGSPGHGRDHVLPALVAPHATLPVIGGVLELGTWQSVCLVDTNKDNPNRQVRLSFLG from the coding sequence ATGTCCGACGCCTTCACCACCCGCATCCTGAACGTCACGACCGGCTCGGAGGAGACGGTCGTCGACCTCACCCACGAGTGCGAGAGTTTCCTGCGCGAGGCGGCCCGCGGCCGCGACGGCCTGCTCAACGTGTTCGTCCCGCACGCCACGGCCGGCATCGCGGTCCTGGAGACCGGCGCGGGCAGCGACACCGACCTCATCGCCGCCCTGCACACCCTCCTGCCGGCCGACGACCGCTGGCAGCACCGCCACGGCAGCCCCGGCCACGGCCGCGACCACGTTCTGCCCGCCCTCGTCGCCCCGCACGCGACGCTGCCCGTGATCGGCGGGGTCCTGGAACTGGGCACATGGCAGTCGGTGTGCCTGGTCGACACCAACAAGGACAACCCGAACCGCCAGGTGCGGCTGAGCTTCCTCGGCTGA
- a CDS encoding LmbU family transcriptional regulator, whose protein sequence is MDDRARTRRSSLSLPDYLPLEHWKTIGEQIFAIVDSSAWWLGDWLVFGQQTYPRRYRDAIEQTSLDYQTLRNYAWIARKFPPSRRRDGLSLQHHAEVAALPASAQDHWLTQAEEHGWSRNELRRHLRAARAAPQDAGPTEDVQVTASAEQCDRWEKAAQHMESDLNDWMIRKVDEAAATALGPEIADDASRSPRPDSSVASE, encoded by the coding sequence GTGGACGACCGGGCGCGCACGCGACGGTCCTCGCTCTCCTTGCCCGATTATCTGCCACTGGAGCACTGGAAAACCATCGGAGAGCAGATATTTGCCATTGTCGATTCATCCGCGTGGTGGCTGGGAGACTGGCTGGTATTCGGCCAGCAGACCTATCCGCGCCGCTATCGCGATGCGATCGAGCAAACGTCGCTCGATTACCAGACGCTGCGCAACTACGCCTGGATCGCCCGCAAGTTCCCTCCGTCCCGCCGGCGGGACGGACTGAGCCTGCAGCACCACGCCGAGGTCGCGGCGCTGCCCGCATCGGCGCAGGACCACTGGCTGACCCAGGCGGAGGAGCACGGCTGGTCCCGCAACGAGCTGCGCCGGCACCTGCGGGCCGCGCGCGCCGCGCCGCAGGATGCGGGGCCGACGGAGGATGTGCAGGTGACCGCGTCGGCCGAGCAGTGCGACCGGTGGGAGAAGGCCGCCCAGCACATGGAGAGCGACCTCAACGACTGGATGATCCGAAAAGTCGACGAGGCCGCGGCCACCGCGCTCGGCCCGGAAATCGCGGACGACGCGTCCCGTTCCCCTCGCCCCGACTCGTCCGTAGCCTCTGAGTAA
- a CDS encoding LLM class flavin-dependent oxidoreductase translates to MTVRLHWFLPTGGDGRTLVDRHAYTDGGITRSRVTPVTGVRAPDIEYLAQIAKAAEQLGFEAVLTPTGTWCEDAWLTTVALAQHTERLKFLVAFRPGVISPVLAAQMASTYQRITRGRLLLNVVSGGDSTEQRRFGDHLDHDRRYARTDEFLSVVRGAWGGRPYDFDGEHYRVEGGLTALPPDPLPEIFFGGSSAAAGPVAARHSDVYLTWGEPPEQVKQKIDWIRGLAEAEERTVRFGIRLHTISRDSSAEAWATAARLLDDLAPDTVAAAQEALGRSESVGQQRMLALHGGSRDDLEISPNLWAGVGLVRGGAGTALVGSHAEVADRIEEYHALGIEHFVLSGYPHLEEAYWFGEGVLPDLAARGLLPRIPASPLTGVPAANGRPASAPGGAPLLVAGGR, encoded by the coding sequence ATGACCGTGCGCCTCCACTGGTTCCTGCCGACGGGCGGCGACGGCCGCACCCTCGTCGACCGGCACGCCTACACCGACGGCGGCATCACCCGCTCCCGCGTCACCCCGGTCACCGGCGTGCGGGCGCCCGACATCGAGTATCTGGCGCAGATCGCCAAGGCCGCCGAACAGCTGGGCTTCGAGGCCGTGCTCACCCCGACCGGCACCTGGTGCGAGGACGCCTGGCTCACCACCGTGGCGCTCGCCCAACACACCGAACGCCTGAAGTTCCTGGTGGCGTTCCGGCCCGGGGTGATCTCACCGGTCCTCGCGGCGCAGATGGCGTCCACGTACCAGCGCATCACCCGCGGCAGGCTGCTCCTGAACGTCGTGAGCGGCGGCGACTCCACCGAACAGCGGCGCTTCGGCGACCACCTGGACCACGACCGGCGCTACGCCCGCACCGACGAGTTCCTGTCGGTGGTGCGCGGCGCGTGGGGCGGCCGCCCCTACGACTTCGACGGCGAGCACTACCGCGTCGAGGGCGGCCTGACCGCGCTGCCGCCGGACCCGCTTCCGGAGATCTTCTTCGGTGGTTCGTCGGCGGCCGCGGGCCCGGTCGCCGCCCGGCACAGCGATGTGTATCTGACCTGGGGCGAGCCGCCCGAGCAGGTGAAGCAGAAGATCGACTGGATCCGGGGGCTCGCCGAGGCCGAGGAGCGCACCGTGCGCTTCGGGATCCGCCTGCACACCATCTCCCGCGACTCCTCCGCGGAGGCCTGGGCCACCGCGGCGCGGCTGCTCGACGACCTCGCCCCGGACACCGTCGCCGCCGCCCAGGAGGCGCTCGGCCGCAGCGAGTCCGTGGGCCAGCAGCGGATGCTCGCGCTGCACGGCGGCTCCCGCGACGACCTGGAGATCTCACCCAACCTGTGGGCGGGCGTCGGCCTGGTGCGCGGCGGCGCGGGCACCGCGCTCGTGGGCAGCCACGCCGAGGTGGCCGACCGGATCGAGGAGTACCACGCGCTGGGCATCGAGCACTTCGTGCTGTCCGGCTATCCGCACCTGGAGGAGGCGTACTGGTTCGGCGAGGGCGTCCTTCCCGACCTCGCGGCGCGCGGCCTTCTCCCCCGCATCCCGGCCTCGCCCCTGACCGGTGTCCCGGCGGCGAACGGGCGACCCGCGTCCGCTCCGGGCGGCGCGCCACTGCTCGTGGCCGGGGGGCGCTGA
- a CDS encoding DUF4188 domain-containing protein: protein MSTKTATGYTTAAAKGDTVVLLIGMRVNHFWAVHQWVPVFYAMLRMLRELAADPSRGLLGRVLLTASPRTYYVVQYWESKDKLYAYATAPDAFHHKAWAIANRKQRAGSLRGHVGLWHETYIAPEGSYESIYFDMPPFGLAAATGSLPVERRGRRAAQRFAHRAENGSGAARP from the coding sequence ATGTCCACCAAGACAGCCACCGGCTACACCACCGCGGCCGCGAAGGGCGACACGGTGGTCCTGCTGATCGGCATGCGCGTCAACCACTTCTGGGCGGTGCACCAGTGGGTACCGGTCTTCTACGCGATGCTGCGCATGCTCCGCGAACTCGCCGCCGATCCGAGCCGCGGCCTCCTCGGCCGCGTCCTGCTCACCGCGTCGCCGCGCACGTACTACGTGGTGCAGTACTGGGAGTCCAAGGACAAGCTGTACGCGTACGCCACCGCGCCCGACGCCTTCCACCACAAGGCCTGGGCCATCGCGAACCGCAAACAGCGCGCGGGCAGCCTGCGCGGGCACGTCGGCCTGTGGCACGAGACGTACATCGCCCCCGAGGGCTCGTACGAGTCCATCTACTTCGACATGCCACCCTTCGGCCTCGCTGCGGCCACCGGGAGTCTGCCCGTGGAGCGCCGGGGGCGCCGGGCGGCCCAGCGGTTCGCACACCGGGCGGAGAACGGGAGCGGCGCGGCGCGCCCCTGA
- a CDS encoding putative leader peptide, which yields MLRSAPLTSRGHIDLLRVASAACHRGR from the coding sequence ATGTTGCGCTCAGCCCCGCTCACTTCGCGCGGTCACATCGACCTGCTGCGAGTGGCTTCCGCCGCGTGTCACCGCGGCCGCTGA
- a CDS encoding SDR family NAD(P)-dependent oxidoreductase has protein sequence MAVLAGKVAVITGGSTGIGFATARAFRDEGAQVFITGRRKDTLDAAAAELGSGVIGVVCDVSVPAELDAFYQAVREQAGGIDVLVANAGIGIAAPLGEVTEEMVDSVFATNVKGTIFTFQQALPHLNAGASVILTGSTAATRPDAGLEVYAASKAAVRSLARGWALSSRAHGFRVNVVSPGGTRTPGLLELIPAEVLEQAEEDVPLGRLAEPKEIAAVTTFLASDASSYVNGAEFFADGGYAQA, from the coding sequence ATGGCCGTCTTGGCAGGCAAAGTCGCTGTGATCACCGGAGGCAGTACCGGCATCGGTTTCGCCACGGCGCGCGCGTTTCGTGATGAAGGGGCCCAGGTGTTCATCACCGGTCGTCGCAAGGACACGCTGGACGCCGCGGCCGCCGAACTCGGCAGCGGCGTGATCGGAGTGGTGTGCGATGTCTCGGTGCCTGCGGAGCTCGACGCGTTCTACCAGGCGGTGCGCGAACAGGCCGGTGGTATCGACGTGTTGGTCGCGAACGCCGGCATCGGCATCGCAGCTCCGCTCGGCGAGGTGACGGAGGAGATGGTCGACTCCGTGTTCGCCACCAACGTCAAGGGGACGATCTTCACTTTCCAGCAGGCGCTGCCGCATCTCAATGCCGGCGCTTCGGTGATCCTGACGGGCTCGACCGCCGCCACGCGGCCCGACGCCGGGCTCGAGGTCTATGCGGCGTCGAAGGCCGCTGTGCGCAGTCTTGCCCGCGGTTGGGCCCTCAGCTCGCGCGCACACGGCTTTCGGGTCAACGTCGTGTCGCCGGGCGGTACGCGCACCCCGGGGCTGCTGGAGCTGATCCCGGCCGAGGTGCTCGAGCAGGCCGAGGAGGACGTCCCGCTGGGCCGCCTCGCCGAGCCCAAGGAGATCGCCGCGGTGACGACGTTCCTCGCCTCGGACGCGTCGAGTTACGTCAACGGTGCCGAGTTCTTCGCCGACGGTGGATACGCGCAGGCGTAA
- a CDS encoding FAD/NAD(P)-binding protein — protein MKQDRGDPSASVCVVGAGPRGTSIVERIAANAPELLGDREFAIHLVDPFPPGSGRTWRTSQSELLWMNSAAEQVTMFPDSSVRCAGPARPGPTTGRWLAETGRGPLHDGHYASRPAQGRYLQEFFHGVRARMPANLRLHLHRATAVDVRDAGTDRQRVVLDDGRGTVPAAQLVLAQGHTDVVTDCPRGLTRIGPGRADEDRLDRIPTGAPVVVRGLGLVFIDCLLLLTEGRGGRFTRSRPDGRLRYRPCGREPLLYAGSRRGVPPYPKPAYTLNSPAPPPRHLTPELCRARLRRPDFDFDRDLWAPALLELCWAYYHELFTAHPDRTRMDWASFAAQFERFAGNDDRAAKLVGAAVPDPDDRFDPARLTAPLAGHLSPDPRALQRRVRAHLRDSVRRRREPRHSAHVAVIRALGAVGGVLGDLYNAGELPPAAAAVALRRFSVGAFLSSGPPPLRMEQLIALSEAGVVTFTGPDTTVTTDEEAPAFRAASPHVRATYTARILLDAHLPEPDLARTADPLLQRLLAAGHISEETAPDASGDPRPTGALRVRDGHPLDSTGRAHATWFVAGPEQFPHAGTDAGFFRRNDEMARAVLLAARRARPLW, from the coding sequence ATGAAGCAGGATCGCGGTGATCCGTCAGCGTCCGTGTGCGTCGTCGGCGCGGGGCCGCGCGGAACGTCGATCGTGGAACGCATCGCGGCCAACGCGCCGGAGCTCCTTGGCGACCGGGAATTCGCGATCCATCTGGTCGACCCCTTTCCGCCGGGTTCCGGCCGCACCTGGCGGACGTCGCAGAGCGAACTGCTGTGGATGAACTCGGCGGCCGAGCAGGTGACGATGTTCCCGGACAGCTCGGTGCGGTGCGCGGGGCCCGCCCGTCCCGGGCCGACGACGGGCCGGTGGCTGGCGGAGACCGGCCGCGGCCCGCTCCACGACGGCCACTACGCGTCCCGCCCGGCACAGGGGCGCTATTTGCAGGAGTTCTTCCACGGCGTACGCGCCCGGATGCCGGCGAACCTGCGTCTGCACCTCCACCGCGCGACCGCCGTGGACGTCCGCGACGCCGGTACGGACCGCCAGCGCGTGGTCCTCGACGACGGCCGCGGAACGGTGCCCGCGGCCCAACTCGTCCTCGCCCAGGGACACACGGACGTCGTCACCGACTGCCCTCGTGGCCTCACCCGCATCGGCCCCGGGCGCGCCGACGAGGACAGGCTCGACCGGATACCCACGGGCGCCCCGGTGGTCGTGCGCGGCCTCGGGCTCGTCTTCATCGACTGCCTGCTGCTGCTCACCGAGGGCCGCGGCGGCCGCTTCACGCGCTCGCGCCCCGACGGCCGCCTCCGCTACCGCCCCTGTGGCCGCGAGCCCCTGCTGTACGCGGGCTCCCGGCGCGGAGTCCCCCCGTACCCCAAACCCGCGTACACCCTGAACTCGCCCGCACCGCCGCCGCGTCACCTCACCCCGGAGCTGTGCCGCGCCCGGCTGCGCCGCCCGGACTTCGACTTCGACCGTGACCTGTGGGCGCCGGCGCTCCTGGAGCTGTGCTGGGCGTACTACCACGAGCTGTTCACGGCCCACCCGGACCGCACCCGCATGGACTGGGCGTCGTTCGCCGCGCAGTTCGAGCGCTTCGCGGGCAACGACGACCGTGCCGCCAAGCTCGTCGGGGCCGCCGTCCCTGACCCCGACGACCGCTTCGACCCCGCTCGGCTCACGGCCCCGCTGGCCGGGCACCTCTCCCCCGATCCGCGTGCGCTCCAGCGCCGCGTCCGCGCGCACCTGCGGGACAGTGTGCGCCGTCGGAGGGAGCCGCGGCACAGCGCGCACGTGGCGGTGATCCGCGCGCTCGGCGCGGTCGGCGGCGTCCTCGGGGACCTGTACAACGCGGGGGAACTCCCTCCCGCGGCCGCCGCGGTGGCGCTGCGTCGCTTCTCCGTCGGCGCCTTCCTCAGCAGCGGGCCGCCGCCGCTGCGCATGGAGCAGTTGATCGCGCTGAGCGAGGCGGGCGTCGTCACCTTCACGGGCCCCGACACGACGGTGACCACCGACGAGGAGGCCCCCGCCTTCCGCGCCGCGAGCCCGCACGTCCGGGCGACGTACACCGCCCGGATCCTCCTGGACGCCCATCTGCCCGAGCCCGACCTCGCCCGTACCGCCGACCCGCTCCTGCAGCGTCTCCTCGCGGCGGGCCACATCAGCGAGGAGACCGCGCCGGACGCCTCCGGCGACCCCCGCCCCACCGGCGCCCTGCGGGTCCGCGACGGCCACCCGCTCGACTCGACGGGCCGCGCGCACGCCACCTGGTTCGTCGCAGGACCCGAGCAGTTCCCGCACGCGGGCACCGACGCTGGGTTCTTCCGCCGCAACGACGAGATGGCCCGCGCGGTCCTGCTGGCGGCCCGCAGGGCCAGACCCCTGTGGTAG
- a CDS encoding TetR/AcrR family transcriptional regulator encodes MARPRKFDEDRVILAVRDEFWDKGYAGTSLEDLLRVSGLGKGSLYGAFGDKRNLFLRVLRDYDNANLLMLRERLGSAARGVDLVREFVLGPAADPTGEVARRGCLLANSNAELASSAPEVAAEARRTYDAITAILTEALERARREGDLAPDADPAETARSVLVAQLGLIALGRTGMDIDTLTAAAQSALTRLLPALTPQ; translated from the coding sequence ATGGCCCGGCCTCGCAAGTTCGACGAAGATCGTGTGATTCTCGCTGTCCGCGATGAGTTCTGGGACAAGGGCTACGCGGGGACGTCCCTGGAGGACTTGCTGCGTGTCAGCGGGCTCGGCAAGGGCAGCTTGTACGGCGCGTTCGGGGACAAGCGCAACCTGTTCCTGCGGGTGCTGCGTGACTACGACAACGCGAACCTGCTGATGCTGCGCGAGCGCTTGGGGTCCGCGGCGCGAGGGGTCGACTTGGTGCGCGAATTCGTGCTCGGCCCGGCTGCCGACCCCACCGGGGAAGTCGCGCGTCGAGGGTGCCTGCTGGCCAACAGCAACGCCGAACTCGCCTCCAGTGCTCCGGAAGTGGCCGCCGAGGCCCGCCGCACCTACGACGCGATCACCGCCATCCTCACCGAGGCGCTCGAGCGGGCCCGACGTGAAGGCGACCTCGCCCCCGATGCGGACCCCGCCGAGACCGCTCGCAGCGTTCTCGTCGCCCAGCTCGGCCTGATCGCCCTCGGGCGCACCGGTATGGACATCGACACCCTCACCGCGGCAGCGCAGTCCGCGCTGACGCGACTCCTGCCCGCTCTCACGCCGCAGTAG
- a CDS encoding carbon-nitrogen hydrolase family protein gives MKASVAIAQFPLTWDIEANLAAITSLLADVKPDEIVVLPEGALSGYGADLSALDHLQPSDLAHAMDRLAERAQRKAIHLFCGTLLFEHGTWSNAALYFAPDGTRWTYRKVNLAMSERGRLAPGAELSTLPLRLAGGPVSLGVQICREIRFPEQWQHLADRGARAFVYLTHAANPSEPAGVWRSHLISRAAENQRFVLAANVADPRQHCPSMVISPRGEVLVEAESDETTVIRTTIDFDEPANWYLGQRRQDLVKLSYREGRTGRSRPPGQDGPPKPK, from the coding sequence ATGAAAGCCTCTGTAGCGATCGCACAGTTTCCCCTCACCTGGGACATCGAGGCCAACCTCGCGGCCATCACCTCGCTCCTGGCCGACGTCAAGCCAGACGAGATCGTCGTGTTGCCCGAAGGCGCCTTGTCCGGCTACGGCGCCGACCTCTCCGCCCTCGATCACCTTCAGCCCTCGGATCTCGCGCACGCCATGGACCGCCTCGCAGAACGGGCACAACGCAAGGCCATCCACCTGTTCTGCGGCACACTGCTCTTCGAGCACGGCACTTGGAGCAATGCCGCCCTGTACTTCGCCCCGGACGGCACCCGCTGGACCTACCGGAAGGTCAACCTGGCAATGAGCGAGCGTGGCCGACTCGCTCCCGGGGCAGAGCTGTCGACGCTCCCGTTGCGCCTGGCGGGCGGGCCCGTCAGCCTCGGCGTTCAGATCTGCCGGGAGATCCGCTTCCCCGAGCAATGGCAGCATCTGGCCGACCGCGGAGCCCGGGCGTTCGTCTACCTCACCCATGCGGCCAATCCCTCGGAGCCTGCCGGTGTCTGGCGAAGCCACCTCATCAGCCGCGCCGCCGAGAACCAACGCTTCGTCCTGGCCGCCAACGTGGCGGACCCGCGCCAGCACTGCCCCAGCATGGTCATCTCGCCGAGAGGGGAGGTCCTCGTAGAGGCGGAATCCGACGAGACCACCGTGATCAGAACCACGATCGACTTCGATGAGCCCGCCAACTGGTATCTCGGTCAGCGCCGACAGGACCTCGTGAAGTTGAGCTACCGAGAAGGGCGTACCGGGAGAAGCCGCCCGCCAGGGCAAGACGGGCCGCCGAAGCCGAAGTAG
- a CDS encoding TetR/AcrR family transcriptional regulator — MKDNPAVRTGYHHGSLPAALTAAALELLDEQGLEKVTVREVARRAGVSAGAPFRHFADRQALLTTVADLILADLEQWQRDQVAAADGSAMRAIGLGFVRYAIRHPHRFELVKSSVFRPGQPAGLQARVSGIERAFTDLIVADQNSGTLRPGDPALVALAGQALVYGLSQMIVDGFLPQAEAEHLAGQVLDLFGIGIANIPTT; from the coding sequence ATGAAGGACAACCCCGCCGTACGCACCGGCTACCACCACGGCTCCCTGCCCGCGGCGCTCACCGCGGCGGCGCTCGAACTCCTCGACGAGCAGGGGCTAGAGAAGGTGACGGTGCGTGAGGTGGCGCGGCGCGCCGGGGTGTCGGCGGGCGCGCCGTTCCGGCACTTCGCGGACCGGCAGGCGCTGCTCACAACGGTGGCGGACCTGATCCTCGCGGACCTGGAGCAGTGGCAGCGCGACCAGGTGGCCGCCGCCGACGGCTCCGCGATGCGCGCGATCGGCCTGGGCTTCGTGCGCTACGCGATCCGTCATCCGCACCGGTTCGAGCTGGTCAAGTCCAGTGTGTTCCGGCCCGGGCAGCCCGCGGGGCTGCAAGCCCGTGTCTCCGGCATCGAACGGGCCTTCACCGACCTCATCGTCGCCGACCAGAACTCCGGCACGCTGCGCCCGGGCGACCCCGCCCTGGTGGCGCTCGCCGGGCAGGCCCTGGTCTACGGCCTCTCCCAGATGATCGTCGACGGCTTTCTGCCCCAGGCCGAGGCGGAGCACCTGGCCGGTCAGGTGCTCGACCTCTTCGGCATCGGCATCGCCAACATCCCGACCACTTAA
- a CDS encoding ABC transporter substrate-binding protein, which translates to MPRPPHSPHTRRPRHLIPLLLLPLTLTLSACGASSANTSGGGLGGGNTDGKGPLTLNVGDQKGGSEAVLRAAGELDDLPYKIKWSTFTSGPPLLEAVNAKAVDLGAVGNTPPVFAAAAGSKISVIAATHGTAHGEVIAVPKDSELRETADLKGKSVAVAQGSSAHYQLLASLKKAGLTLKDVDVKYLQPADALAAFSGGKVDAWAVWDPYTSQVLRGGKARVLADGEGVVNGLGFQVAAPGALKDKKKSAAVADYLKRLRRAQDWVFKHPEAWAKVWAKDTGLPYEVALDAVKRTNGTRVFVAVDKNVVDSEQQIVDAFADLELIPHRVDFGDFTDTRFNGSLPPSTTAPRTYKES; encoded by the coding sequence ATGCCGCGCCCGCCGCACTCCCCGCACACACGCCGACCGCGACATCTCATCCCTCTCCTGCTCCTCCCTCTGACCCTGACGCTCAGCGCGTGCGGCGCCTCCTCCGCCAACACCTCCGGTGGGGGACTCGGCGGCGGCAACACCGACGGCAAAGGGCCACTCACCCTCAACGTCGGCGACCAGAAGGGTGGTTCGGAGGCCGTGCTCCGCGCCGCCGGGGAGCTCGACGACCTCCCGTACAAGATCAAATGGTCGACGTTCACGTCCGGTCCGCCGCTCCTGGAGGCCGTCAACGCCAAGGCCGTCGACCTCGGCGCGGTCGGCAACACGCCGCCGGTGTTCGCCGCGGCCGCGGGCTCGAAGATCTCCGTCATCGCGGCGACGCACGGCACCGCGCACGGCGAGGTGATCGCCGTGCCGAAGGACTCCGAGCTGCGCGAGACGGCGGACCTCAAGGGCAAGTCCGTGGCGGTGGCGCAGGGTTCGTCGGCGCACTACCAACTGCTCGCCTCCCTCAAGAAGGCGGGGCTCACGCTCAAGGACGTCGACGTCAAGTACCTGCAGCCCGCCGACGCGCTCGCGGCGTTCAGCGGCGGCAAGGTCGACGCGTGGGCGGTGTGGGACCCGTACACCTCGCAGGTGCTGCGCGGCGGCAAGGCCCGGGTGCTCGCCGACGGCGAGGGCGTCGTGAACGGGCTCGGCTTCCAGGTCGCCGCGCCGGGCGCGCTCAAGGACAAGAAGAAGTCCGCGGCCGTCGCTGACTATCTGAAGCGGCTGCGCAGGGCCCAGGACTGGGTCTTCAAGCACCCCGAGGCCTGGGCGAAGGTGTGGGCGAAGGACACCGGACTGCCGTACGAGGTGGCGCTCGACGCGGTCAAGCGCACCAACGGGACCCGGGTGTTCGTGGCGGTCGACAAGAACGTCGTCGACTCCGAGCAGCAGATCGTCGACGCCTTCGCCGATCTCGAGCTCATCCCGCACCGCGTCGACTTCGGCGATTTCACGGACACCCGGTTCAACGGCTCGCTGCCGCCCTCCACCACCGCGCCCCGTACGTACAAGGAGTCCTGA
- a CDS encoding class I SAM-dependent methyltransferase, translating into MPESAACRVCGGEVVAFMDFGKQPISDCFLPPDSTAPEHFFQLVVGACDACTMVQLLHEVPRERMFHDHYPYHSSGSARMREHFRGVAERFVGTELTGDDAFIVELGCNDGVMLATVAEAGIRHLGVEPSGSVADVTAARGIRVRKDFFEEETARAIRAADGRAAVIYAANTLCHIPYMGSVLRGVRELLAPDGVFVFEDPYFADIVRQTSFDQMYDEHFYYFTARSVAEMARLHGLDLVDVERLTVHGGEVRYTLAHDGARERSAAVGELLAEEAAAELTARHTLEGFRDRVLKARDDLTSLLRELRSQGKGVVGYGATAKSATVLNYCGIGPELIAYVTDTTPAKQGRLTPGSHIPVVPHQRFAEDRPPYAVLFAWNHAEEIMAKEQEFRDGGGRWIRYVPGVRVD; encoded by the coding sequence ATGCCGGAGTCTGCCGCGTGCCGCGTCTGCGGCGGTGAGGTCGTCGCATTCATGGACTTCGGGAAACAGCCGATATCGGACTGCTTCCTGCCGCCCGATTCAACGGCTCCTGAACACTTCTTCCAACTGGTCGTCGGAGCCTGTGACGCATGCACGATGGTGCAGCTGCTCCACGAAGTGCCGCGCGAGCGCATGTTCCACGATCATTACCCTTACCATTCCTCCGGTTCCGCCCGAATGCGGGAACACTTCCGGGGCGTCGCCGAGCGTTTCGTCGGCACCGAACTGACCGGCGACGACGCGTTCATCGTCGAACTCGGCTGCAACGACGGCGTGATGCTCGCGACGGTCGCCGAGGCGGGCATCCGGCATCTGGGCGTGGAGCCCTCCGGCTCGGTCGCCGACGTCACCGCCGCCCGCGGCATCCGGGTGCGCAAGGACTTCTTCGAGGAGGAGACCGCCCGCGCCATCCGCGCCGCCGACGGCCGGGCCGCGGTCATCTACGCCGCCAACACCCTGTGCCACATCCCGTACATGGGCTCGGTGCTGCGCGGGGTGCGCGAACTCCTCGCACCCGACGGCGTGTTCGTCTTCGAGGACCCCTACTTCGCCGACATCGTGCGGCAGACGTCCTTCGACCAGATGTACGACGAGCACTTCTACTACTTCACGGCCAGGTCGGTGGCGGAGATGGCGCGCCTGCACGGCCTGGACCTTGTGGACGTGGAGCGCCTGACCGTGCACGGCGGCGAGGTGCGCTACACCCTGGCCCACGACGGCGCACGCGAGCGCAGCGCGGCCGTGGGCGAGCTGCTCGCCGAGGAGGCGGCCGCGGAGCTGACCGCGCGCCACACCCTGGAGGGCTTCCGCGACCGGGTCCTGAAGGCCCGCGACGACCTCACCTCGCTCCTGCGCGAGCTGCGCTCCCAAGGCAAGGGCGTCGTCGGCTACGGCGCCACGGCCAAGAGCGCCACGGTGCTCAACTACTGCGGCATCGGTCCCGAGCTGATCGCGTACGTCACGGACACGACGCCCGCCAAACAGGGACGGCTGACCCCCGGATCCCACATCCCGGTGGTGCCCCACCAGCGCTTCGCCGAGGACCGCCCGCCGTACGCGGTGCTGTTCGCGTGGAACCACGCGGAGGAGATCATGGCGAAGGAGCAGGAGTTCCGGGACGGTGGCGGACGGTGGATCCGGTACGTGCCCGGGGTCCGGGTGGACTGA